The proteins below are encoded in one region of Methylophilales bacterium:
- a CDS encoding SEL1-like repeat protein, translated as MKIKSLCLTFVQLLMFSSLGYANESCQNGDFWQTWFKESQFVGFGNPPSTNQIGNAQLEKANQYYFGNNLTKDYAKALELYKKAANKGIDEANFSLGLMHHYGKGRLVSYQEAYDFYYKSAKNNNPEAQFNLGLMERYGLGRPINMKNAFSWFEKSSRQQVSQDRYQCNELREGLIEAQYNLAQMYHYGLGTQKNLTYAAMLYEVAAQKGMKEAQFNIAQILHYGPDELLNYEKAYSWYQKAANQNLLEAEFNLGLMHQYGRGTFQDYVLARQHYLKAVEADIAEAELNLGFLYYYGLGVPVNPSVAFEYFKIASKKDLPQAHYHLGLIYKDGNGVQKDDLVASQWFKRASSLGVIEAKSMIKEISMRESKVKIKTETARKGAAS; from the coding sequence ATGAAAATAAAAAGTTTATGTTTAACGTTCGTTCAATTACTTATGTTCTCATCTCTAGGTTACGCAAATGAGAGCTGCCAAAATGGTGACTTTTGGCAAACATGGTTTAAGGAAAGTCAATTTGTTGGTTTTGGAAACCCGCCCTCAACAAATCAAATTGGCAATGCTCAATTAGAAAAAGCCAATCAGTATTATTTCGGCAATAATTTAACTAAAGACTATGCAAAAGCGCTAGAGCTCTATAAAAAGGCCGCAAATAAAGGTATAGACGAGGCTAATTTTAGTCTTGGCTTGATGCATCACTACGGCAAAGGTAGGTTGGTGAGTTATCAGGAGGCTTATGACTTCTACTATAAATCAGCAAAAAATAATAATCCTGAAGCACAATTTAATCTTGGCTTGATGGAGAGATATGGGCTTGGTAGACCAATAAATATGAAGAATGCATTCAGTTGGTTTGAAAAATCATCACGACAGCAAGTATCTCAAGATAGATATCAATGTAATGAACTAAGAGAAGGGCTTATTGAAGCTCAATACAATTTAGCGCAAATGTATCACTATGGTCTGGGTACTCAAAAAAATCTCACTTATGCAGCAATGCTTTATGAGGTAGCAGCACAAAAAGGGATGAAAGAGGCTCAGTTTAATATTGCACAAATTTTACATTATGGTCCTGATGAATTACTCAACTATGAAAAGGCTTATAGTTGGTATCAAAAAGCAGCAAATCAAAACTTACTAGAAGCTGAATTTAATCTTGGTCTTATGCATCAATATGGCCGAGGTACCTTTCAAGATTATGTATTAGCAAGGCAACATTATCTCAAAGCAGTTGAAGCTGATATAGCTGAGGCAGAGCTCAATCTCGGATTTTTATATTATTACGGACTTGGGGTGCCAGTGAATCCCTCTGTTGCATTTGAATACTTCAAAATTGCCTCTAAAAAAGATTTACCCCAGGCACATTATCACCTCGGGTTAATTTATAAGGATGGAAATGGAGTCCAAAAAGATGATTTGGTAGCAAGTCAATGGTTCAAAAGAGCTTCTTCCTTAGGTGTAATTGAAGCAAAATCAATGATTAAAGAAATCTCAATGAGAGAATCAAAAGTCAAAATAAAAACAGAAACAGCAAGAAAAGGGGCAGCATCATGA
- a CDS encoding BON domain-containing protein produces MKSLRSYLVFSIIIFSIFLQGCTTVISAAGDKRDLSTQYDDEKIGFTCTSDFSDIKGEFRASCNAYQGKVLVTGQAANQAIIDKVISTVKKIENVKTVYNKMTVGPNNTSSGIADDVEISAKVVTALLETDGVSKLHTRIYTESGVVYLMGIVTQSAANIAIKVTKAIKGVKKVDTTLLTVQ; encoded by the coding sequence ATGAAATCACTCAGAAGTTACCTTGTTTTTTCTATCATCATTTTTTCAATTTTTTTACAAGGATGCACAACAGTTATAAGTGCTGCCGGTGATAAGAGAGATTTATCTACACAATACGATGATGAGAAAATTGGCTTTACTTGTACTAGTGATTTTTCTGATATTAAGGGAGAATTTAGAGCGAGTTGTAATGCTTACCAAGGTAAAGTTTTAGTAACAGGGCAGGCAGCCAATCAAGCAATTATTGATAAGGTAATTTCAACTGTTAAGAAAATTGAGAATGTGAAGACTGTTTATAACAAAATGACTGTTGGACCTAACAACACATCTTCAGGTATTGCTGACGATGTTGAAATTTCAGCCAAAGTAGTTACGGCTCTTCTTGAAACTGATGGAGTATCTAAGCTACACACAAGGATTTATACCGAGAGTGGAGTTGTTTACTTAATGGGTATAGTCACTCAATCAGCTGCTAATATAGCAATTAAAGTAACAAAGGCTATCAAAGGTGTTAAAAAAGTTGATACCACTCTGTTAACAGTACAATAA
- a CDS encoding DNA starvation/stationary phase protection protein — translation MSNDKRQIDIGINDSDRQQIAEGLSKLLADTYTLYLNTHNFHWNVTGPMFNTLHLMFMDQYTELWNSVDVIAERIRALDQFAIGSYKDFSHYSSVKDAPSNPPKAEEMIALLVEGHETVIKTIRSIYELVGKASDQATEDMLTQRINVHEKTAWMLRSLLEK, via the coding sequence ATGAGTAATGATAAAAGACAAATTGACATTGGTATAAATGACTCAGATAGACAACAAATTGCCGAAGGCCTCTCAAAGCTTCTAGCAGATACGTATACACTTTATTTAAATACGCATAATTTTCATTGGAATGTGACAGGCCCAATGTTTAATACTTTACATTTAATGTTTATGGATCAATATACCGAGTTGTGGAATTCGGTTGATGTCATCGCAGAAAGAATTCGCGCCCTAGATCAATTTGCGATTGGCTCATATAAAGATTTTTCTCACTATTCATCTGTTAAGGATGCACCCTCAAATCCACCAAAGGCAGAGGAGATGATCGCGCTTTTAGTTGAGGGTCATGAGACCGTGATTAAGACTATCCGCAGTATTTATGAGTTAGTTGGAAAAGCGAGTGATCAGGCAACAGAGGATATGTTGACACAAAGAATAAATGTTCATGAAAAAACCGCGTGGATGCTTAGAAGCCTTCTAGAAAAATAA
- a CDS encoding TIGR00730 family Rossman fold protein — protein sequence MKKTIDINNPENDQFLEIMRELMETSELKKIMPAISMFGSARTKTTDKYYLMAEEVAYDLSNLGFSIISGGGPGIMEAINKGAYKGKSNSIGLNIILPHEQAPNSYQDISFNFKYFFTRKVMFVKYASAYVVFPGGFGTLDELFEVMTLMQTRKIQQFPIILVGKDFWSESLAWIKKQLLGNSLVGDEDLNLIKLVDNKDDIKQCIEDFYTSEGNNYCLIEHKNLL from the coding sequence ATGAAAAAAACAATAGATATTAACAATCCAGAAAATGACCAGTTTCTTGAGATCATGCGAGAGTTGATGGAAACGTCAGAGCTTAAAAAAATAATGCCAGCAATATCTATGTTTGGAAGTGCAAGAACCAAAACGACAGATAAGTACTACCTAATGGCTGAGGAGGTCGCATATGATTTATCTAACCTAGGATTTTCTATTATCTCTGGAGGTGGGCCTGGAATTATGGAGGCTATCAATAAAGGAGCTTACAAGGGGAAGTCCAACAGTATTGGCCTAAATATTATCTTGCCTCATGAGCAGGCACCAAACAGTTACCAAGATATTAGTTTTAACTTTAAATATTTCTTTACTAGAAAGGTGATGTTTGTGAAGTATGCATCAGCATATGTCGTTTTTCCGGGAGGCTTTGGAACGCTTGATGAATTATTTGAAGTGATGACTTTGATGCAAACAAGAAAAATTCAACAATTTCCTATCATACTTGTCGGTAAAGATTTCTGGTCAGAATCATTGGCATGGATTAAAAAGCAACTGCTAGGAAATAGTCTTGTTGGCGACGAAGATTTAAATTTAATAAAGCTTGTCGACAATAAAGATGATATTAAACAATGTATAGAGGATTTTTATACAAGTGAAGGTAATAACTATTGTCTGATTGAGCACAAAAACTTACTATAA
- a CDS encoding ABC transporter permease encodes MRNINNTAKNEIKLIIKKELFEINFFGHWTAGSANQGVEELLSNLVDYPKIKKLTFSTKKLDSWDSFFMSQLILIIDFAKTKKITVDIKSLPKGIQGLLALAYSVPERDGARKQKKKTSLIELIGKSLLAAKVELKNLVTFLGDLIQSAFSLIKGTGRFRFVDLMTYIQDCGPGSLPIVSLISFLVGLILAFVGALQLSLFGAQMYLADLVGLGMTREMGALMVGIIMAGRTGASYAAQIGTMNVNSEIDALKTMGFNPMEFLVMPRMLALILVMPLLCLYADFMGMLGGAAVAIGLFDISSTEYWTRTELAVQFKDVLVGLFKASIFGILIAYSGCIRGMQCGRSASAVGDAATSAVVTGIILIVISDSLITIIFNQLGI; translated from the coding sequence GTGCGTAATATTAATAATACTGCGAAAAATGAAATAAAGTTAATTATCAAAAAAGAGCTTTTTGAGATAAATTTTTTTGGTCATTGGACGGCAGGTTCGGCTAATCAGGGAGTGGAAGAATTACTTTCAAACTTGGTCGACTATCCTAAAATTAAAAAACTGACATTTTCTACGAAAAAGCTAGACTCATGGGATAGTTTTTTTATGTCTCAGTTAATACTAATCATCGATTTTGCTAAGACCAAAAAAATCACTGTTGATATTAAATCTCTTCCAAAAGGTATTCAAGGGCTCCTAGCGCTTGCTTATTCTGTTCCAGAGAGAGATGGGGCAAGAAAGCAAAAGAAAAAAACATCCTTGATTGAATTAATCGGAAAAAGTTTGTTGGCTGCAAAAGTTGAGCTTAAAAATTTAGTCACCTTTCTAGGAGACCTTATTCAAAGCGCATTTTCTCTAATCAAAGGAACAGGGCGTTTCCGTTTTGTTGATTTGATGACATATATACAGGACTGTGGGCCTGGCTCATTACCTATCGTCAGTTTAATTAGTTTTTTAGTTGGTCTGATATTGGCATTTGTAGGAGCACTCCAATTGTCATTATTTGGGGCCCAAATGTATCTGGCAGATCTCGTTGGCTTGGGTATGACGCGTGAAATGGGTGCGCTTATGGTTGGCATTATCATGGCTGGACGAACGGGTGCTTCATATGCTGCGCAGATTGGTACCATGAACGTAAATAGCGAGATAGATGCCTTAAAAACAATGGGATTTAATCCTATGGAATTTTTAGTGATGCCACGCATGTTGGCACTCATTTTAGTGATGCCACTGCTGTGTCTCTATGCTGACTTTATGGGTATGTTAGGAGGAGCAGCTGTAGCTATCGGCTTATTTGATATTTCCTCAACAGAGTATTGGACAAGAACTGAATTAGCTGTCCAGTTTAAAGATGTGCTAGTTGGTTTATTTAAAGCATCAATTTTTGGGATATTAATAGCCTACTCGGGATGTATAAGGGGTATGCAATGTGGTCGAAGTGCTTCAGCGGTCGGCGATGCTGCGACATCTGCAGTAGTTACGGGAATTATTTTAATCGTTATCTCCGATTCACTTATCACGATAATATTTAATCAACTTGGAATATAA
- a CDS encoding ATP-binding cassette domain-containing protein → MSQACITIKKMTMAYGDFIIQRDLDFKINQGDIFVIMGGSGCGKSTLMMHLIGMIAPSKGSIHYGNENLWGSNASNQRLLLNKTGVLFQSGALLSSMTLGENIALPISEHTELNKKNIQEIVDYKLSLVGLSGFSDFYPSEISGGMQKRAGLARAMALDPEILFFDEPSAGLDPISSKLLDDLILSLRDNLNATIVMVTHELASIFAIGSNSVFLDPESRTMIAEGDPKKLLKTSQDERVIKFLSRSKKL, encoded by the coding sequence ATGTCACAAGCTTGTATTACGATAAAAAAAATGACCATGGCTTATGGTGATTTCATTATCCAAAGGGATTTGGATTTTAAAATCAATCAAGGCGATATCTTTGTCATCATGGGCGGAAGTGGTTGCGGTAAGAGTACCTTAATGATGCACCTAATTGGAATGATTGCACCTTCAAAAGGGAGCATTCACTATGGTAATGAAAATTTGTGGGGCTCTAATGCTTCAAACCAGAGATTATTATTAAATAAGACGGGTGTCCTATTTCAAAGCGGTGCTTTATTAAGCTCAATGACACTGGGTGAAAATATTGCTCTACCAATTTCTGAGCATACCGAATTAAATAAAAAAAATATTCAAGAAATCGTTGACTACAAGCTTTCCCTTGTGGGTCTGTCAGGCTTTAGTGATTTTTATCCATCTGAAATTAGTGGCGGCATGCAAAAGAGGGCGGGGCTCGCAAGAGCGATGGCGCTAGATCCTGAAATTTTATTTTTTGATGAGCCATCCGCTGGCCTTGATCCGATAAGTTCTAAATTACTTGATGATTTGATCTTAAGTTTAAGGGATAATTTAAATGCTACTATAGTGATGGTGACGCATGAGCTCGCAAGTATATTTGCAATCGGGAGCAATTCGGTTTTTCTTGACCCGGAATCTAGGACAATGATAGCTGAGGGCGACCCAAAAAAATTATTGAAAACATCTCAGGATGAGAGAGTAATTAAATTTTTATCAAGAAGTAAAAAATTATGA
- a CDS encoding MlaD family protein: MSKQVSPTLIGSFFLAALGLVIIAILMFGGGSYFKKHHQFVLFFHTENNLNGLNVGAPVKLEGVKIGEVKEVALLLDEKTLDVVKPVVIELDYSNIINDDGDDTDFESKDGDEHNQSTKNFIKKGLKAQLKTQSLLTGLLYIEFQFSPQDEVVMSGRNFRDLQELPTTTNVTEDLKREAQEVADRIGKLPLEEIVEDLAVNMHEIKVILTSKSLKENRQGVNQSIKEMEKLLINLNDNFTPLMLNLNGTMKDTRVVVQEFSREIKPVLSSLEKTLNKATELLSESQYAVRSFEDFSSPEAPLWQALEALKEAAESTKNLTDTLERNPESIIYGKGDE, translated from the coding sequence ATGAGTAAGCAAGTAAGCCCTACGTTAATAGGTTCATTTTTTCTTGCCGCCTTAGGTCTTGTGATTATTGCTATTTTGATGTTTGGTGGAGGTAGTTATTTTAAAAAACATCATCAGTTTGTTTTATTTTTTCATACAGAAAATAATTTAAATGGCTTAAATGTAGGTGCGCCAGTCAAGCTTGAAGGGGTAAAGATAGGCGAGGTCAAGGAAGTCGCGCTCTTACTGGATGAAAAAACGCTAGATGTTGTTAAGCCTGTGGTAATTGAGTTAGATTACTCAAACATTATAAATGATGATGGTGATGATACTGATTTTGAATCAAAAGATGGCGATGAACACAATCAATCAACAAAGAATTTTATTAAAAAGGGATTGAAAGCGCAATTAAAAACACAAAGTTTGTTGACAGGTTTATTGTATATTGAGTTTCAATTCAGCCCTCAGGATGAAGTGGTGATGAGTGGAAGAAATTTTCGTGACTTACAAGAGCTTCCTACCACAACAAATGTCACTGAAGACCTAAAAAGGGAGGCCCAGGAAGTAGCAGATAGAATTGGTAAACTCCCTCTCGAAGAGATTGTTGAGGATTTAGCAGTCAACATGCATGAGATAAAAGTGATTTTGACATCAAAATCACTTAAAGAAAATCGACAAGGGGTTAATCAATCCATTAAAGAGATGGAAAAGTTGTTAATAAACTTAAACGACAACTTTACACCACTCATGTTAAATTTAAACGGGACAATGAAGGATACTCGGGTGGTCGTGCAGGAATTTTCAAGGGAGATAAAACCTGTTTTGAGTTCCTTAGAAAAAACATTAAACAAGGCAACTGAACTATTATCTGAATCGCAATACGCAGTGCGCTCATTTGAGGATTTTTCGTCACCTGAAGCACCACTATGGCAGGCATTAGAAGCACTTAAAGAGGCGGCTGAATCAACTAAAAATTTAACAGATACGCTGGAAAGAAATCCTGAGTCAATAATTTACGGTAAGGGTGATGAATAA
- a CDS encoding PqiC family protein, translated as MNLYLTKRLLKYTFLLCLTFLILGCAKSSKPVEYYMLDASVGIDNNQTSKGDEGPMIGLGPIRLPEYLDRFQMVVAVSENKYKLIDGHRWAEKLDQNISLALFKTLPSQLGTDRMIRYPWPQRPGVDFQVKIDILELNVDQDGQSQLVAQWSIKSNDKTILNKRSTFTAQASTTDIDKMVQAQSECLTQLGQEIVVNLKPLLK; from the coding sequence ATGAATCTATACTTAACTAAAAGACTTCTTAAATATACTTTTTTATTATGTTTAACATTTCTAATTTTAGGTTGTGCTAAAAGCAGTAAGCCGGTTGAGTACTATATGCTAGATGCCTCAGTTGGAATAGACAACAACCAAACTTCAAAGGGTGATGAAGGCCCCATGATTGGATTAGGTCCGATTAGATTACCGGAATACTTAGACCGATTTCAAATGGTTGTCGCTGTCTCTGAAAATAAATATAAGTTGATAGACGGTCATCGATGGGCAGAAAAATTAGACCAAAATATTTCCTTAGCATTGTTTAAGACACTTCCCTCACAGTTAGGCACTGATAGAATGATCCGTTACCCCTGGCCACAAAGACCAGGTGTTGATTTTCAGGTCAAGATTGATATTTTAGAGTTAAATGTTGACCAGGATGGTCAAAGTCAGTTGGTGGCTCAGTGGTCAATTAAATCCAACGACAAAACAATCTTAAATAAAAGATCCACATTTACAGCTCAAGCCTCAACAACGGATATTGATAAAATGGTCCAAGCACAGAGTGAGTGTCTGACTCAACTTGGTCAAGAAATAGTAGTAAATCTCAAACCCTTACTTAAGTAA
- a CDS encoding rRNA pseudouridine synthase: MEQVRISKILSELGLCSRREADEYIKQGQVLLDGKVVNELGTKAYRSQKVELNKKGKLKQSKKLTILLNKPVGYISHLDDDKEFKPASDLINQDNYFSNELNNRDPLFNREGLAPAGRLDIDSTGLLILTQDGTMAKKIIGENVVVEKEYLVKVQGNLTDENLRLLNHGLTLDGYKLKPAKVSWQNEDQLKFVLIEGRNRQIRKMCAMVNLKVTSLKRVRIGDIKLGNLPLGQWRFLKK; encoded by the coding sequence TTGGAACAAGTCCGTATTTCAAAAATATTATCCGAGCTTGGCTTATGTTCCAGAAGAGAAGCTGACGAATATATAAAGCAAGGCCAGGTTTTGCTTGATGGAAAGGTGGTTAATGAGCTAGGAACCAAGGCTTACCGCTCACAAAAGGTTGAGCTAAATAAGAAGGGCAAGCTTAAACAATCAAAAAAATTAACCATTCTGCTCAATAAGCCCGTGGGTTATATTTCTCACCTGGATGACGATAAAGAATTTAAACCTGCCTCAGACTTAATAAATCAAGATAATTATTTCTCCAATGAGTTAAACAATCGCGATCCCTTATTTAATAGGGAGGGCTTAGCTCCTGCTGGCCGGCTAGATATTGACTCAACAGGACTGTTAATTCTGACTCAAGATGGCACGATGGCCAAAAAAATTATTGGCGAGAATGTCGTTGTTGAAAAGGAATATCTAGTGAAGGTGCAGGGCAATTTAACTGATGAAAACTTAAGACTTTTAAACCATGGACTCACTTTAGATGGTTATAAGTTAAAACCTGCAAAAGTATCCTGGCAAAATGAAGACCAACTCAAGTTTGTACTCATTGAAGGACGTAATCGTCAAATTAGAAAGATGTGCGCCATGGTTAACCTTAAAGTCACTAGTCTTAAAAGGGTGCGTATTGGGGATATCAAATTAGGGAATTTGCCACTAGGGCAATGGCGTTTTTTAAAAAAATAA
- a CDS encoding redoxin domain-containing protein — protein MKLSFYLITKLLVFFFVLLTLQANALQIGDKAPNFKADTTLGKLDFYDWSQDQWIILLSHPGDFTPVCTTELAEAAKLQPLLKKKNAKILTLSADSVEDHLEWVEVINNYKNKTTTTDDLKNLFLGTEGDTDVNFPIISDPDLEVATLYGMYHPKALPNASSLGGENKSTIRAVFIIDPKKNIQAMLTYPKNIGRNFSEIVRTLEALQVSSELNVSTPANWEFGDDVIVSNDIPDEDIKEKYEVDEYNVFETFLRTIKQPGHYDGNDARRNRVRN, from the coding sequence ATGAAATTATCTTTTTACCTAATTACAAAATTATTAGTTTTTTTCTTTGTGTTACTTACCCTTCAAGCAAATGCGCTTCAAATTGGTGATAAAGCACCTAATTTCAAAGCTGATACGACATTAGGTAAATTAGATTTTTATGATTGGAGTCAAGATCAATGGATTATTCTTTTATCTCATCCTGGAGACTTCACACCTGTCTGCACAACTGAACTCGCAGAAGCTGCAAAATTACAACCATTACTTAAGAAAAAAAATGCAAAAATACTCACATTAAGTGCAGATTCAGTTGAAGATCACCTTGAATGGGTTGAGGTGATTAATAATTATAAAAATAAAACAACCACAACGGATGATTTAAAAAATCTTTTTCTAGGGACAGAAGGTGATACTGATGTTAATTTTCCTATTATTTCTGATCCAGATTTAGAGGTTGCAACACTTTATGGGATGTATCATCCAAAAGCATTACCAAATGCTAGTTCTTTGGGAGGTGAAAATAAGTCAACCATCAGAGCAGTGTTTATAATTGACCCTAAAAAGAATATTCAAGCGATGTTGACTTACCCTAAGAATATTGGCCGTAACTTTAGTGAAATTGTAAGAACATTAGAGGCGCTTCAAGTATCTTCAGAACTAAACGTCTCTACTCCGGCAAACTGGGAGTTTGGTGATGATGTTATTGTTTCAAATGACATTCCCGACGAGGATATAAAAGAAAAATATGAGGTTGATGAATACAATGTTTTTGAGACATTCCTAAGAACCATCAAGCAACCTGGTCATTATGATGGGAATGATGCCCGACGAAACCGCGTCAGAAACTAA